The following proteins are encoded in a genomic region of Sorangiineae bacterium MSr12523:
- the nagE gene encoding N-acetylglucosamine-specific PTS transporter subunit IIBC, with translation MSQINFGKVQQLGRALMLPIAVLPLAGLLLRLGQPDMLDIKVVAQAGDAIFGNLPLLFAIGVAVGFAKENAGVAGLAGSVGYLVMTAVIKAMEDPNAKEKINMGVLGGIFCGVVAGLLYNRFKDIKLPEYLAFFGGKRFVPIVTGFLCVFAGIVFGLIWLPIQHVIAALGNWLLEAGALGVFVYGILNRLLLVTGLHHVINSMVWTVFGDFTDAAGKVVHGDLPRFFAQDPHAGIFMTGFFPVMMFGLPAACLAMYRSARPENRKAVGGLLFSMALTSFLTGVTEPVEFAFVFLAPALYAVHAVLTGIAFVIVNALHIRLGFNFSAGVIDYVLSYGIAENPLLLFPVGLAYFAVYYVVFAACIRYFNLATPGREAPEAAASAAPLVVGDAERAYAFIRALGGAKNLVEVDACTTRLRLTVGANDIIDEPALKRLGAKGVVRPGPRTLQVVLGPEADLVADTIRAALAEGGANLEPRPAAASPAAAPKPAIRQAGSVTGIDRAAWVAALGGENNLRVTEPVAGSRLRAELVDADKVDEGALKRLGAQAVQRFSSTLVHVIVGPKSVDLAAALISP, from the coding sequence ATGTCGCAGATAAACTTCGGAAAGGTCCAGCAGCTCGGGCGCGCGCTCATGCTGCCCATCGCAGTCCTGCCCTTGGCGGGGTTGCTGCTCCGGCTCGGTCAGCCGGACATGCTCGATATCAAGGTGGTCGCCCAAGCGGGCGATGCCATCTTCGGCAACCTGCCTCTCCTCTTCGCCATCGGCGTGGCGGTCGGCTTCGCCAAAGAGAACGCGGGCGTCGCCGGCCTCGCCGGCAGCGTGGGTTACCTCGTCATGACCGCCGTCATCAAGGCGATGGAGGACCCCAACGCCAAAGAGAAGATCAACATGGGTGTCCTCGGGGGCATCTTCTGCGGTGTCGTGGCAGGTCTGCTCTACAACCGCTTCAAGGACATCAAGCTGCCCGAATACCTCGCCTTCTTCGGCGGCAAACGATTCGTCCCCATCGTGACCGGGTTCCTGTGCGTCTTCGCGGGAATCGTCTTCGGCCTGATCTGGCTGCCAATCCAGCACGTCATCGCCGCGCTCGGGAATTGGCTGCTGGAGGCCGGTGCGCTCGGCGTCTTCGTCTACGGCATCCTCAATCGACTGCTCCTGGTCACGGGCCTGCACCACGTCATCAACAGCATGGTGTGGACGGTGTTCGGAGACTTCACGGACGCGGCCGGAAAGGTCGTCCACGGCGACCTTCCTCGGTTCTTCGCGCAGGATCCTCACGCCGGCATCTTCATGACCGGATTCTTCCCGGTGATGATGTTCGGCCTTCCGGCGGCATGCCTCGCCATGTACCGCTCCGCCCGACCGGAAAATCGCAAGGCCGTCGGTGGTTTGCTCTTCTCGATGGCGCTGACGTCGTTCCTCACCGGCGTCACCGAGCCGGTGGAGTTCGCGTTCGTCTTCCTCGCGCCCGCGCTGTACGCCGTGCACGCGGTGCTGACGGGCATCGCGTTCGTCATCGTGAATGCGCTTCACATCCGCCTCGGGTTCAACTTCTCCGCAGGCGTCATCGACTACGTGCTGTCGTACGGCATCGCGGAAAATCCGCTGCTCCTCTTCCCCGTGGGCTTGGCGTACTTCGCCGTGTACTACGTGGTGTTCGCAGCGTGCATCCGCTACTTCAACCTGGCCACGCCAGGCCGTGAAGCCCCCGAGGCTGCCGCGAGCGCAGCACCGCTCGTCGTCGGCGACGCAGAGCGCGCCTACGCGTTCATCCGCGCCCTCGGCGGTGCGAAGAACCTGGTCGAGGTCGACGCATGCACGACGCGCCTTCGCCTCACGGTGGGCGCAAACGACATCATCGACGAGCCCGCACTGAAGCGCCTCGGCGCCAAGGGTGTGGTCCGCCCCGGTCCGCGCACGCTGCAAGTCGTGTTGGGCCCCGAGGCCGATCTCGTCGCCGATACGATCCGCGCAGCCCTCGCCGAGGGCGGCGCCAACCTCGAGCCGCGCCCGGCCGCCGCCAGCCCGGCCGCCGCCCCGAAGCCGGCAATCCGACAAGCCGGCAGCGTCACGGGCATCGACCGCGCGGCATGGGTGGCCGCCCTCGGCGGCGAGAACAACCTGCGCGTGACCGAGCCCGTCGCCGGCAGCCGCCTCCGTGCGGAGCTGGTGGACGCCGACAAGGTCGACGAAGGCGCCCTCAAGCGCCTCGGCGCCCAAGCCGTGCAACGCTTCTCGAGCACCTTGGTCCACGTCATCGTCGGCCCGAAGTCCGTCGACCTCGCAGCCGCGTTGATCTCGCCGTAA